TCAGCAGGCCGTCTGGGCCAGGCAGCAGTATCTGCCCTGGTCCGTGAAGGACATCAGGTTATCGGCATCGACAGCAGGCCAACACCAGGCTTGCCCGCTTCCATCGTTGATGATCTGCAGCAGCAGACAACATTGCGTGCGATGATGCGGGGAGCCAACGCTGTCATTCATCTGGCGGCAACACCAGATGACTCTGTCTGGCCATTGCCTGCCCAAGCCGGCGACAATTTTCTTACTCACCTGGTGCCTAACAATCTGATTTCCAGTTACAACGTACTGGAAGCCGCCAGACATAATAAAGTTCCGAAAGTGATTCTGGCCAGTACAGGTCAGGTGGTATGGGATCAATCATACCACGGACCATTTCCCATTACCGTTGACGCCAAACCAACTCCACGCTGGTGGTATGCCAGCACCAAACTGATGCTGGAAGCCATCGGCGAAGCCTACACCAAACAGGGATTCTTCAGTGTCATCGCAGTCCGGCTGGGCTTCTGTCCCCGTGATTCCCATCAGGTGTTACAGATTGCGGGCGACCCTCGCGATCAGGACGTTTATCTTAGCCCAGGCGATGCAGGACTATTCTTTGATTGCTGCGTAAAGGCCACGCTGCCTGCCAACAGCTTTCATATTCTATACGCCGCCAGTAACGCTCCACATCAGGTACGTTTTGATCTGGAACCTGCAAAACGCCTGGTTGGCTTTCAACCTCGCGACACCTGGCCAACTGGAGTTACCGTTCCGAACATCCAGTTGCCTCAGCCTTGAGTCAGGAAATGGCAAAAGATTTATCGCAAGTGAAGCGGGGATATGATCGCTGGGCCTTGGTGTATGATCACGATGCCAACCCGCTGCCTGCACTGGAAGAGCCAGTAGTGAAACGACTAGCAGGAGAGGTTAACCAGCTGAATATACTTGATCTTGGCTGTGGCACAGGCCGACATGCCATTTGGCTGGCACAGGCTGGAGCCTGCGTTACTGCCGTAGATTTTTCCGAAGGCATGCTGGCTGAGGCACGCAAGAAAACAGGCGCAGAGAAGATTCATTTCATCGTTCATG
The DNA window shown above is from Planctomycetia bacterium and carries:
- a CDS encoding NAD(P)-dependent oxidoreductase, whose protein sequence is MQTVLVTGSAGRLGQAAVSALVREGHQVIGIDSRPTPGLPASIVDDLQQQTTLRAMMRGANAVIHLAATPDDSVWPLPAQAGDNFLTHLVPNNLISSYNVLEAARHNKVPKVILASTGQVVWDQSYHGPFPITVDAKPTPRWWYASTKLMLEAIGEAYTKQGFFSVIAVRLGFCPRDSHQVLQIAGDPRDQDVYLSPGDAGLFFDCCVKATLPANSFHILYAASNAPHQVRFDLEPAKRLVGFQPRDTWPTGVTVPNIQLPQP